From a single Armatimonadota bacterium genomic region:
- a CDS encoding sugar phosphate isomerase/epimerase, with translation MSGIGIAVWNFEGDDIAVKLRMFAEMGYTAASINNRSLDLLSDEDESRIAETADEHDLALTFHGGFTDESQDSQVAARRAERIARLHERTGRVACTSYDVPGTPIPGCCSRKEPERILGMLEDVLRTMSGTGVKVLLEDCPLYPEEAVRIDGLRERYPHLGVLIDLGHMNLRLREPRHDPRPLDPGAVEAYLRRIPWEIAELHVHSNDGTRDQHAPPYAPNADMAEAARVLREIGFDGISTIELVPKWCGLPDDEIEDACRRSLEYWRGLL, from the coding sequence ATGTCCGGGATCGGCATAGCTGTGTGGAACTTCGAGGGTGACGATATCGCGGTCAAACTGCGCATGTTCGCCGAGATGGGTTACACGGCCGCGAGCATCAACAACCGCTCGCTCGATCTGCTGTCCGACGAGGACGAGTCGAGGATCGCCGAGACAGCCGACGAGCACGACCTCGCGCTGACGTTCCACGGCGGCTTCACCGATGAGTCCCAGGATTCGCAGGTTGCAGCGCGCCGGGCGGAGCGCATCGCCCGGCTGCACGAGCGCACCGGACGGGTCGCGTGTACATCCTATGATGTGCCGGGCACGCCGATCCCAGGCTGCTGCAGCCGGAAGGAGCCTGAGCGTATACTCGGCATGCTGGAGGACGTGCTGCGAACCATGAGCGGGACAGGCGTCAAGGTGCTGCTCGAGGACTGCCCGCTGTACCCCGAAGAGGCCGTGCGGATCGATGGGTTGAGGGAGCGTTACCCGCACCTTGGGGTTCTGATTGACCTCGGCCACATGAACCTCCGCCTTCGCGAGCCGAGGCACGATCCCCGGCCGCTGGATCCGGGCGCCGTCGAGGCGTATCTCAGACGGATCCCCTGGGAGATCGCGGAACTGCACGTCCACAGCAACGACGGGACGAGGGACCAGCACGCGCCTCCCTATGCGCCTAACGCGGACATGGCAGAGGCCGCGCGCGTGCTCCGAGAGATCGGGTTCGACGGCATCTCGACGATCGAACTCGTGCCGAAGTGGTGCGGTCTGCCTGACGATGAAATCGAGGATGCGTGCCGGCGGTCGCTCGAGTACTGGAGAGGCCTCCTGTGA
- a CDS encoding endonuclease/exonuclease/phosphatase family protein produces the protein MSDTLKIICCNIRVDVQADADEGNGWKDRRGMCVEVMYGQHPDVICVQECKGNQYADLKRGLPTYDGYGISNTVTGYNPSNAILYLRSRFELITAGGHWLSETPHVANSKSWDSSLPRFVNWVDLSDRTSGREIRVWNSHFDHVGQKSREGQARLIVEGAKPFPADLPQFFTADCNADASNPAIRALKEGGWVDTYTAVHGPDDPGNTFHGFIGPKYVGKVGKIDFVFCRGPVKPTVAEIIREGRDGRYPSDHYFVSAEVALDERR, from the coding sequence TTGAGCGACACACTGAAGATCATCTGCTGCAACATCAGGGTGGACGTCCAGGCGGACGCGGACGAGGGCAACGGCTGGAAAGACCGCAGGGGGATGTGCGTGGAGGTGATGTACGGCCAGCACCCGGACGTCATCTGCGTGCAGGAGTGCAAGGGCAACCAGTACGCGGACCTCAAACGGGGGCTTCCCACATACGACGGATACGGGATCTCCAACACCGTGACCGGGTACAACCCGTCGAACGCCATCCTCTATCTCCGCTCCCGCTTCGAGCTGATAACGGCGGGAGGGCACTGGCTGTCGGAGACGCCCCACGTCGCAAACTCCAAGTCCTGGGACTCATCCCTGCCGAGGTTCGTAAACTGGGTGGATCTCAGCGACCGGACGTCGGGCAGGGAAATCCGGGTGTGGAACAGCCATTTCGACCATGTCGGGCAGAAGTCCCGGGAGGGGCAGGCCCGCCTCATCGTCGAAGGCGCGAAGCCCTTCCCCGCCGATCTCCCTCAGTTCTTTACCGCCGACTGCAACGCGGACGCCTCCAATCCGGCGATCAGAGCGTTGAAAGAGGGCGGATGGGTGGACACGTACACCGCCGTCCACGGCCCGGACGATCCCGGAAACACGTTCCACGGGTTCATCGGGCCGAAGTACGTGGGCAAGGTCGGCAAGATCGACTTCGTCTTCTGCCGGGGTCCGGTCAAGCCCACGGTCGCGGAGATCATACGCGAGGGCAGGGACGGACGGTACCCGAGCGACCATTACTTCGTATCAGCCGAGGTGGCGCTTGACGAAAGGCGTTGA
- a CDS encoding FAD-dependent oxidoreductase, whose amino-acid sequence MTSYQPRWRLTKGVDRTEADVLVVGGGPSGIIAAVAAADSGARVALIERRGFVGGNLTIGLPVLGFLSQKGEQIITGLPQRLIDRLRAVGAAGEHQACPLHVSLTLIAPEAVETVALDMLRESGVEIILRTACADAIVDGGRIRGIVTEGGSGRGAIEADVVIDCTGDGDAAFLAGVPCGKGDDLGGMQPPTLMFCMAGADTEKLRMSLASDPQAYDADYIPPEYFLEHRRFIVVGLRKLIEKARQAGLSIPTDRTILITGLREGEVWVNMTRVKGVDGTDPRSLALGELEAAGQIDDIRRYLIEYVPGFENARLDRIAPFLGIRETRRIVGRYVMTRDDVLSCRRFDDAVAVGSYPVDLHHPGDDNCTLEWCGDCYDIPYRSLVPQGVENLLVAGRCISTTHEALAAVRVMSTCMAVGEAAGRAAVMAARAGVSPSGVDVDALRCALIECGGYLRERP is encoded by the coding sequence ATTACTTCGTATCAGCCGAGGTGGCGCTTGACGAAAGGCGTTGACCGCACTGAGGCAGACGTCCTGGTGGTCGGCGGGGGGCCTTCGGGGATCATCGCGGCGGTTGCGGCAGCCGATAGCGGGGCGAGGGTGGCGCTGATCGAGCGGCGCGGATTCGTCGGGGGCAATCTGACCATCGGCCTGCCGGTCCTCGGGTTTCTCAGCCAGAAGGGCGAGCAGATCATCACGGGCCTGCCGCAGAGGCTCATTGACCGGCTCAGGGCAGTCGGCGCGGCCGGCGAGCATCAGGCCTGTCCGCTTCACGTCAGCCTCACACTGATCGCCCCCGAAGCTGTGGAAACCGTCGCGCTTGATATGCTCCGGGAGAGCGGCGTCGAGATCATTCTGCGCACCGCCTGCGCGGACGCCATCGTGGACGGCGGCCGGATTCGGGGGATCGTCACGGAGGGCGGGTCGGGGCGCGGGGCGATCGAGGCCGACGTCGTCATTGACTGCACGGGCGACGGAGACGCGGCGTTCCTGGCCGGCGTGCCGTGCGGGAAGGGCGACGATCTCGGCGGAATGCAGCCCCCCACGCTGATGTTCTGCATGGCCGGCGCGGATACCGAGAAGCTCCGCATGAGCCTTGCGAGCGACCCGCAGGCGTACGATGCGGACTACATCCCGCCGGAGTACTTCCTCGAGCACCGACGCTTCATCGTCGTCGGCCTCAGAAAGCTGATCGAGAAGGCGCGGCAGGCGGGCCTCTCGATCCCGACAGACAGGACGATCCTGATCACCGGCCTGCGCGAGGGCGAGGTCTGGGTCAACATGACGCGGGTTAAAGGCGTTGACGGCACTGACCCGCGCAGCCTTGCGCTCGGCGAACTGGAGGCCGCGGGCCAGATAGACGACATCCGCAGATACCTCATCGAGTACGTGCCCGGCTTCGAAAACGCGCGCCTCGACAGGATAGCCCCGTTCCTCGGCATCCGCGAGACCCGGCGCATCGTCGGCCGGTACGTCATGACAAGGGACGACGTCTTGAGCTGCCGTAGGTTCGACGACGCGGTCGCAGTCGGCAGCTACCCGGTGGACCTCCACCACCCCGGCGACGACAACTGCACGCTGGAGTGGTGCGGCGATTGCTACGACATTCCGTACCGATCGCTGGTGCCTCAGGGCGTGGAGAACCTGCTGGTTGCCGGGCGGTGCATCTCGACGACGCACGAGGCTCTGGCGGCGGTCCGGGTGATGTCAACCTGCATGGCGGTGGGAGAGGCGGCCGGTCGGGCGGCGGTGATGGCGGCCCGTGCGGGAGTGTCACCGTCAGGCG
- a CDS encoding endonuclease/exonuclease/phosphatase family protein: protein MNVRLKILCCNIRVDVPADHETRNGWDDRKDLCLEVIRAQKADVICLQECREAHYGFLSSGLPEYDSFGLANPDPEFNPTNAIFFARGRFETISAGGFWLSETPHVEGSLSWDSARSRFANYVNLKERDSRLEFRVWNSHLDHIGRTARVEQGRLIVESSRAISDSLPQIFTADCNADASDPAIRNLIAGGWNDTYAAIHGPSDPGFTYHGFLGPKYDPKNGVGKIDFIFTRGPVETLAAGIICDSRDGKYPSDHYFLSAEVGI from the coding sequence ATGAACGTTCGGCTGAAGATACTGTGCTGCAACATACGGGTGGACGTACCCGCGGACCACGAGACGCGAAACGGCTGGGACGACCGCAAGGACCTGTGCCTGGAGGTGATCCGCGCGCAGAAGGCCGACGTGATATGCCTGCAGGAATGCAGAGAGGCTCACTACGGGTTCTTGAGTAGCGGGCTTCCGGAGTACGACAGCTTCGGACTTGCGAACCCGGACCCTGAGTTCAACCCGACAAATGCCATCTTCTTCGCCCGCGGCCGGTTCGAGACGATCTCGGCGGGCGGGTTCTGGCTCTCCGAGACGCCGCACGTCGAGGGGTCGCTGTCCTGGGATTCGGCCCGCTCGAGGTTCGCCAACTACGTGAACCTGAAGGAGCGGGACTCGCGGCTGGAGTTCAGGGTCTGGAACAGCCATCTCGATCACATCGGCCGGACTGCCCGGGTCGAGCAGGGCCGGTTGATCGTCGAGTCCTCGCGGGCGATCTCGGACAGCCTGCCCCAGATCTTCACCGCCGACTGCAACGCGGACGCGTCCGACCCGGCGATCCGCAACCTCATCGCCGGCGGGTGGAACGATACCTACGCGGCGATACACGGGCCGTCGGACCCGGGATTCACGTACCATGGGTTTCTCGGCCCGAAGTATGACCCGAAGAACGGGGTCGGCAAGATAGACTTCATCTTCACTCGCGGTCCCGTGGAGACGCTGGCCGCCGGAATCATCTGCGATAGCCGGGACGGGAAGTACCCGAGCGACCACTACTTTCTGTCCGCCGAGGTGGGGATTTGA
- a CDS encoding sugar phosphate isomerase/epimerase, translated as MIDRFLISSVAWQGVRHSEAIAQVRAAGFGGVEILCKPGHFEPGNRAYVEDALRGLDGWTNAEVTLHAPFYDVDLAATDADGWSHAVREAMLALEAASRLKAGSMTIHVRSMTAAERWDGGNVEAFGRSLQRLIPAASERSVGLAVENFPPPYFTANERDLLGLIEGFPSVGTCIDTGHAHLAHRLVEIARALAERALVAHLHDNSACGRDEHLIPGRGTIAWREFVEAMRGFRGRPVMEVGMTGTLGETLANVEKAIRETGLEGLVGA; from the coding sequence GTGATAGACAGGTTTCTGATATCATCGGTCGCGTGGCAGGGAGTCCGGCACTCAGAGGCGATAGCGCAAGTCCGGGCGGCCGGTTTCGGCGGCGTGGAGATCCTCTGCAAGCCGGGGCATTTCGAGCCGGGCAACCGCGCTTATGTCGAGGACGCGCTTCGCGGGCTCGACGGCTGGACCAACGCCGAAGTCACCCTGCACGCGCCTTTCTACGATGTGGATCTGGCCGCGACTGACGCGGACGGGTGGAGCCATGCGGTGCGCGAGGCGATGCTGGCGCTGGAAGCCGCCTCTCGCCTGAAGGCCGGAAGCATGACGATCCACGTCAGGAGCATGACGGCGGCAGAGCGCTGGGACGGCGGCAACGTCGAGGCGTTCGGTCGGTCGCTGCAGCGCCTCATTCCGGCGGCATCGGAGCGCAGTGTCGGGCTTGCGGTCGAGAACTTCCCGCCGCCGTACTTCACCGCGAACGAGCGCGATCTCCTCGGTCTGATCGAGGGCTTCCCGTCGGTCGGGACGTGCATTGACACCGGACACGCCCACCTGGCGCACAGGCTCGTAGAGATCGCCCGCGCGCTGGCGGAGAGGGCATTGGTCGCGCACCTTCACGACAACAGCGCGTGCGGGAGGGACGAGCACCTCATCCCGGGGCGCGGCACGATCGCGTGGAGGGAGTTCGTCGAGGCGATGCGGGGCTTCAGGGGCAGGCCGGTCATGGAAGTTGGAATGACGGGGACGCTCGGCGAGACCCTGGCGAACGTCGAGAAGGCGATCAGGGAGACGGGGCTGGAAGGTCTGGTGGGAGCATAG